A portion of the Kribbella jejuensis genome contains these proteins:
- a CDS encoding threonine aldolase family protein, producing MATTSEDLRERRKNAAANCERWLSNRRLPAADRLRQLAEVVTDDEVDVYGNGGEVATLEQEVAELLGKPAAVFLPTGIMAQQAVLRVYADRAATNRVAVHGLAHLLVHELNALEEVHHLRIERMTSEPRQPRPDELAAIPGKLAAVTLELPLRDAGFVLPTWDELVVFAGSCAERGVPLHLDGARLWESTPYLGHSLAEIGALASTVYVSFYKVLGGISGAALAGPEDVIAEVRRWQRRLGGNLYSLFPYAVSARNGLRTVLPLMADLHERAVEVAMSLQSEGFRVLPEPPHTNSFRVYAPRAAESIERVAVERMERTHEALCGPWTPADVPGWSWVELVMTPLTLEWQVDEIAKAFGELLSR from the coding sequence TCCAACCGGCGGCTGCCGGCAGCGGACCGGTTGCGGCAGCTCGCCGAGGTGGTCACAGACGACGAGGTAGATGTCTACGGCAACGGCGGTGAAGTAGCCACGCTGGAGCAGGAGGTCGCCGAGCTCCTCGGCAAGCCGGCCGCGGTGTTCCTCCCGACCGGCATCATGGCCCAACAAGCGGTACTCCGGGTGTACGCCGATCGCGCCGCCACCAACCGCGTCGCGGTCCACGGGCTGGCCCACCTCCTGGTGCACGAGCTGAACGCGCTGGAGGAGGTACACCACCTGCGCATCGAGCGGATGACGTCGGAGCCGCGCCAGCCACGGCCGGACGAGCTGGCCGCCATCCCCGGCAAGCTGGCCGCCGTGACGCTCGAACTTCCGTTGCGGGATGCCGGATTCGTGCTGCCGACGTGGGACGAGCTGGTCGTGTTCGCCGGGTCGTGCGCCGAGCGCGGCGTACCGCTGCACCTCGACGGCGCCCGCCTCTGGGAGAGTACGCCGTACCTCGGGCACAGCCTCGCCGAGATCGGCGCCCTGGCGTCGACCGTCTACGTGTCGTTCTACAAGGTCCTCGGCGGGATCAGCGGTGCCGCCCTGGCCGGACCTGAGGACGTGATCGCCGAGGTACGCCGGTGGCAGCGCCGGCTCGGTGGCAACCTCTATTCGTTGTTCCCGTACGCCGTGTCCGCGCGGAACGGTCTACGGACCGTCCTCCCGCTGATGGCCGACCTGCACGAGCGGGCCGTCGAAGTCGCGATGTCCTTGCAGAGCGAGGGTTTCCGGGTGTTGCCGGAGCCGCCGCACACCAACTCGTTCCGGGTCTACGCGCCGCGCGCCGCCGAGTCGATCGAGCGCGTCGCGGTCGAGCGGATGGAGCGGACCCACGAGGCGTTGTGCGGTCCGTGGACGCCGGCCGACGTACCGGGGTGGTCCTGGGTCGAGCTGGTGATGACGCCGCTGACGCTGGAGTGGCAGGTCGACGAAATCGCCAAGGCATTCGGGGAACTTCTGTCCCGTTGA